The sequence GTTAGAAGAATATTGTATTGGACAATTCTATGTGTTTGGATTCTTTATaatctttcttaatttttttcttattccaACATTGCATTTAGAGCTATgtcttgtcatttctaacaatgAGTTTGAGTTAAGATTGTTTATCACTTAAATTTCATACAAGtattaattacttttaaatGCACTTAagatttcttattttctttcaaaattgaacatcttgccattatttatttacttttaagtCTTTTAGCAATGAATTATTGATCAAATGAGTAATTGATACCTGGCCTTTTGCAGGTTAAGATATGTGGTCATGCTACATTAGCTGCTGCACATACACTCTTCACTTCTAGTTTGTTGAATTGTGATGTCATTGAGTTTGTCACAAAATCGGGAACATTAACTGCTAGAAAGGTTGCAGATATACAAACAATTGATGGTTCGAATATTCAGAATCATGAGTCACAAGAGAGTTTTCTTATTGAATTGGATTTTCCTACCATCCCAATGATTGATTTCAACCCTGCTGAGTTTTCACCCATTTCCAAAGCCCTGAATGGTGCCTCTGTGATTGATATAAAGAGAACAGCAACTTTAGACGATCTCATTGTAACGTGTCCTAACATTTTctctttgatttaatttttctttcatactTACCTTTCAAAGTTCATAACTATAGTAGTTATATATGCATTGAAAAATTTTCgataaaatatacttaaaatgAATGATATGAACTAACTTGTGTATGATTTGTTGACCTATTGGAATCATGGCTCGTTCTCATTTGCAGCCATAATTGTTGGGTTAGATGTATAATAGGTTGTAGTATGTCTATTAAATGTTTTGTGTCTAAGTGAATCTTAATGGAAAAAATAGCATCTTTTTGTCtggttttagaatatttttaagCCCCTAAAAGTAATGCCTATCATGTTTCTCCTAAGATTTTGTGGTAGGAAAAGCATTGGAATGGGAAAACTATAAGAGCAGAGATATGTAAATTAGCCTTGGCAGCTGCTGTCTATCACATTTAGCAACAAAATGCTATCCTTCATTGTGGGGTTTAGAGACAGAATAAAGAATTATTCAATCCATTAAGAGAGAAGTAAAAGCAAGAATTGAGGCTAGAGCGGAGTATATTGAATTCCATTCTAAATAGAACTTTATGTAGTAAATGGGGAATTTCTCTATGTGTTCTAGTATCCCCATGGTCTAAGTGATAGTTAAAGTGAATGGCTGAAGGTCTGTAATGTGTTGTCTAGTTggttttttctccttttatgtTTGGAGTTGGTGTTTAAGCATTTGTATTTTGTAAGCTTATTTTGCTCCTGTGGTAGCAGCCCTTCAGCTGCAAGTTTCAGTTGTATtgaaaatttctatttatttcaataatatatcTAATTCACGAAACCCTAACTAGTCTATTGAGGATTCATAACCGATCCCATAACTTTGGAACTAGCACTTGGTTGTTTCATTCATTGAAAAGCTTATCATGTTTTGCAGGTAATACTCTCATCTGGAGAAACTGTCGCAGAACTTCAGCCACAGTTTGATTTGATATGTAAATGTCCTGGAAGGGGGATAGTTATTTCAGGGCCTGCTCCCCTAGATTCTGGATTTGACTATTACTATCGATTCTTTTGCCCAAAACTTCGGCTCAATGAGGTAAAATATGTTTGGCATTTGGTCTCAAACAATGTAATGTTATTCAAGAACTTGATATATTATCAATCTCTGTTTGGTCTTTTTATTGCATTAATAACATGTTTTTGATTATGTTAGAATGAACATTGAATATCTCTAGATACATGATTCAACAAGTCATGAGGGACTTTTAAGGTTGACACAGTTTAATGCACTTATTAGAGCCTGCATAATGAATTGATCAATATTATTTGATtgcaaaaaacaaacaaatgagagaTGTTATCAGACTTAAGTAATACCCTTTACTCAAACAAATTTCGTCATGTTAAAGGATGCTTCTTCATATGTTGAATAGCTGAGTAATTCttgtatctaatttttttataatgactTTGTACCGTGGATGATACTAGAATGCagaaataaaatgagaaaaaagaacCTCCCCTTCTTGTTATTGTCTAGAATTGAAATGAAACTAGTGCAATTTCCTCTTACCTATTTCGCTTCTTTTCAGGATCATGTTTGTGGGAGTGCAAATTGTTCCTTAGCATTGTACTCGAGCAAAAGGCTAGGGAAGTGTGATCTTGTTGCATATGCGGTATTCTTGCTTATCTTTAGTGCATGCAAACTCATCATTGTAGTTTCTGTCTTCATCATATTAATTGACATTGTTGATTCTGTTCAGGCTTCAGCTAGAAGTGGAGTAGTAAACATTCATCTCGATGAACAAAACCAAAGAGTGCTACTGCGAGGAAAAGCTGTTACTATCATGGAAGGGTCTTTATCAGTTTAGACATTTGGAGTTAAAACTCCATTTTGCATGTATTTTGCAATGAAATAATTCCCCGATGACtggaattgaaattttcaatcCATAGTTGATTTAAGGTAAAAGCAGtttattatcatcattttttttttaaaaaaaaagcaaaaatagtTATAAGGCAATCTTTGGCCTTGAGTATATTTGGGACTATAGGTAAAAACAGTTGAACAAACTTTTTTTGGCAGAGTTATTAGAGGGACTAAAATCACAATTGATCCAAACttagattgtataattttcattttagtcttaaaaaattttattttatgtaacaCCTTGagataaaggggaaaaaattaatgatccAAAGAAGTCtaggattaaaaaatatatatataagtgaataATATAAAGGAAGGCTTTTAAAGATCATAGCTTCggatttgtttgtttatttaatgtaatttttcagcATAGAAATCAGTTAAAAAGAAATATCGTCTTATACTTTCAAGTATAAGTTATCAATGCTATCGATAAGAACTTGAAAATTGATGGCCCAAGCCCACTAAGAAAAGTAGTGTCTTGTCCTTCAAActaagcccaaacaataaaaggTAAATATGTAGAGAGAGGGAAGACAATTTTGGTGTAATTTTAAGCTAAGTTCAAATCTAAGGCCGAAGAGCCTAaagtaacaaagaaaaataattcacaTTGTAATTGAGAATAAAGCTCTCCTCAATCAGGTCCAAGGTTAAGTTCTTATATATGATTGATACAAGTTCTAAGTCAGGCAATGAATTGTTCACTTTCTTGTTTATCTTCTGTAATTATTTGTTTGAGTAATTTTTAGTTTACACGTTACTATCAAAAGTAATGTAAACTTATATTATGAGGCCACAATATTTATTAGCTTTTATGTGTCTTGCACTGTTGCTCCTTTTTGTTGATACCACCACAATAATACGTTGTGGTTCATGACGACAAGGACGTTGTCTACCATTT is a genomic window of Quercus lobata isolate SW786 chromosome 2, ValleyOak3.0 Primary Assembly, whole genome shotgun sequence containing:
- the LOC115977566 gene encoding uncharacterized protein LOC115977566, whose protein sequence is MAKLPVKYYVVDAFTDSAFKGNPTAVCLLEEERDEKWLQDVATEFNFSCYLTRLFGSNSLDSSNPRFRLRWFTPAAEVKICGHATLAAAHTLFTSSLLNCDVIEFVTKSGTLTARKVADIQTIDGSNIQNHESQESFLIELDFPTIPMIDFNPAEFSPISKALNGASVIDIKRTATLDDLIVILSSGETVAELQPQFDLICKCPGRGIVISGPAPLDSGFDYYYRFFCPKLRLNEDHVCGSANCSLALYSSKRLGKCDLVAYAASARSGVVNIHLDEQNQRVLLRGKAVTIMEGSLSV